One Carboxydothermus pertinax genomic window carries:
- a CDS encoding nitrogenase component I subunit alpha, which translates to MPLVRMKCNEPIPERDKHIYRTEKEQSIIPACNIATLPGDMTERGUAFAGARGVVGGPISDVIQLVHAPVGCAWYTWGTRRHLSDFYPWATPTRLTNVAFNRRYSMCTDMQEKDVVFGGMKKLEQACLEAIRLFPEAKGLIIFTTCTTGLIGDDVRAVAKQIEKKTGKLIFTSESPGCSGVSQSKGHHDFNTQFYRQIRELRERRPDLKMSEEEKTPYDICLIGEYNMDWDLKVIKPLFEKIGVRVVTVFTGNERIENLIKMPDVKLNVVHCQRSAEYIAHMIKDGFDIPFIRVSLYGIKQTTEALRKTAAFFGLEERAEKVIAEELARVEKSLSFYREKLKGKRVAIYVGGPRVWHWIKLMEELGMTVVAVACTFAHEDDYEKINARAPEGMLVIDNPNEFEIEEMLKTEKPDLFLTGMKEKYIARKMGIPTVNSHSYEKGPYAGFIGMVNFARDIYQGLYAPVWKYQWGIDSISTKNKEERSCS; encoded by the coding sequence ATGCCTTTGGTGAGAATGAAGTGCAACGAACCTATTCCCGAGCGGGATAAGCATATTTACCGCACAGAAAAAGAGCAATCTATTATCCCTGCTTGTAATATCGCAACCCTTCCAGGGGATATGACCGAGCGCGGGTGAGCTTTTGCCGGTGCCCGCGGGGTCGTGGGCGGACCAATTTCCGACGTCATTCAATTAGTTCACGCGCCAGTAGGTTGTGCGTGGTATACCTGGGGTACGCGGCGCCATCTTTCCGACTTTTATCCCTGGGCTACGCCCACTCGCCTGACCAACGTAGCGTTTAACCGTCGCTACTCTATGTGTACCGATATGCAGGAGAAGGACGTGGTTTTCGGAGGCATGAAAAAGCTGGAACAGGCCTGTCTGGAAGCTATCCGGCTGTTCCCAGAAGCAAAGGGCTTGATCATTTTTACCACCTGCACTACAGGCCTGATCGGCGACGACGTGCGGGCTGTGGCCAAACAAATAGAAAAGAAAACCGGCAAGCTAATCTTCACTTCTGAGTCACCGGGTTGTTCCGGGGTGAGCCAGTCCAAGGGTCACCATGATTTCAATACCCAGTTTTACCGCCAAATTCGAGAATTGAGGGAACGCCGGCCGGACCTAAAAATGTCCGAAGAAGAAAAGACTCCCTATGATATCTGTTTGATTGGCGAGTATAACATGGACTGGGATTTAAAGGTGATCAAACCGCTTTTCGAAAAAATCGGTGTACGCGTGGTAACTGTCTTCACCGGCAATGAGCGCATTGAAAACCTGATTAAAATGCCTGATGTAAAGTTAAATGTGGTGCATTGCCAGCGCTCAGCGGAGTATATCGCCCATATGATCAAAGATGGCTTCGACATTCCTTTTATTCGCGTCTCACTCTACGGGATTAAACAAACTACAGAAGCGTTACGGAAAACGGCCGCCTTCTTTGGCTTGGAGGAGCGAGCGGAAAAGGTGATTGCCGAGGAACTGGCCCGGGTGGAAAAGAGTTTATCTTTTTACCGGGAAAAGTTAAAGGGCAAGCGGGTTGCCATTTACGTTGGTGGACCCCGGGTATGGCACTGGATCAAGCTAATGGAGGAACTGGGGATGACTGTTGTGGCCGTCGCCTGCACTTTTGCCCACGAAGATGACTATGAAAAGATCAACGCCCGGGCACCAGAGGGAATGTTGGTTATTGATAACCCTAATGAGTTTGAGATCGAAGAAATGCTCAAAACCGAAAAGCCGGACCTGTTTTTAACCGGGATGAAAGAAAAATATATTGCACGCAAGATGGGTATTCCTACGGTTAATTCCCATTCCTACGAAAAGGGGCCTTATGCAGGTTTCATTGGGATGGTTAATTTTGCCCGGGATATCTATCAGGGCCTTTATGCACCGGTTTGGAAATACCAGTGGGGCATTGATAGTATTTCGACAAAAAACAAGGAGGAAAGGTCATGCAGTTAA
- a CDS encoding nitrogenase component 1, with translation MQLKEIPITGIPYDQIKIEKVPATPEYCERPADLIPSANRAVVVNPNRTCMPLGAMWAVLGIKKAIPFVQGAQGCTTYVRYTFSRIFKEPATIATASFHEDAAVFGGRRNLVEGIRNLVVRYWPELIGVVTTCSSEIIGDDMVSFIKMAKAQLRKEIGPEKAEQIPIVLVNTPSFAGSHVEGYNRASKAFIETLATINGEPNGKVNIIPGLFYPGDIREIKHLLRHMGIEAIVLFDISDTLDAPLQPPISFPYYPPGGTTVEEIKDMANSLATFALQPHAGQAGASYLERKFGVRAVLGPPPVGVQGTDAFLKALKEITGKPIPESLLQERGRLIDSLADTFHHTMMKKVAIMGDPDIVLGITRFVLEMGMEPVALASGTASKTFNREVETILTEAGYEGEPPLIINGGDLFEFEEYLKKQPRLDLIIGNSRAVDISRELQVPLVRVGFPIYDRFGYQKRPIVGYRGGEMLLAEIVNSILDYQYPDDRTQQL, from the coding sequence ATGCAGTTAAAGGAAATTCCCATCACAGGCATACCTTATGATCAGATAAAAATTGAAAAAGTTCCGGCTACGCCGGAGTATTGTGAACGGCCGGCTGATTTAATTCCTTCTGCTAACAGGGCCGTGGTGGTTAATCCCAACCGCACCTGTATGCCCCTGGGGGCGATGTGGGCGGTGCTGGGAATAAAGAAGGCGATCCCCTTTGTCCAGGGGGCCCAGGGCTGTACTACTTACGTGCGCTATACCTTTAGCCGTATTTTTAAAGAACCAGCAACCATTGCTACCGCTTCTTTCCATGAAGATGCGGCAGTTTTTGGTGGCCGGCGTAACCTGGTAGAAGGCATCCGCAACCTGGTGGTGCGTTACTGGCCCGAATTAATTGGGGTGGTGACCACCTGTTCTAGTGAGATTATCGGTGATGATATGGTTAGCTTTATTAAAATGGCAAAGGCCCAACTGCGTAAAGAAATAGGGCCTGAAAAAGCAGAGCAAATCCCCATAGTGCTGGTTAACACCCCCAGCTTTGCTGGGTCCCATGTGGAAGGTTACAATAGAGCTTCTAAGGCTTTTATAGAGACTCTGGCTACTATTAATGGAGAGCCCAACGGTAAAGTGAATATCATTCCCGGTCTGTTTTACCCGGGCGATATCCGGGAGATCAAACACCTACTGCGCCACATGGGTATTGAAGCAATAGTGCTCTTTGATATTTCCGATACCCTGGATGCCCCATTGCAACCGCCAATATCCTTTCCCTATTATCCTCCTGGTGGTACTACGGTAGAGGAAATCAAAGATATGGCTAATTCGCTGGCTACCTTTGCCTTACAACCTCATGCTGGTCAGGCTGGTGCTAGCTACCTGGAGCGCAAATTTGGCGTGCGTGCTGTCCTGGGGCCGCCGCCGGTGGGAGTGCAGGGTACCGATGCTTTTTTAAAAGCCCTTAAAGAAATTACTGGAAAACCCATTCCCGAGAGTCTTTTGCAAGAAAGGGGTCGTTTAATTGACTCGCTGGCTGATACCTTTCACCACACGATGATGAAGAAGGTGGCCATTATGGGAGACCCGGATATAGTGCTTGGCATTACCCGCTTCGTGCTGGAAATGGGGATGGAGCCGGTGGCCCTGGCTAGTGGTACGGCCAGCAAGACCTTCAACCGCGAAGTGGAGACCATCCTTACCGAAGCCGGGTACGAAGGCGAACCGCCGCTGATCATTAATGGCGGTGACCTGTTCGAGTTTGAGGAATACCTGAAAAAACAACCGCGACTGGACCTGATTATCGGCAATTCCCGGGCGGTGGACATTTCCCGGGAGCTGCAGGTGCCCCTGGTGCGGGTGGGATTCCCCATTTACGATCGTTTTGGCTATCAAAAACGACCCATAGTTGGTTACCGAGGCGGAGAGATGTTGCTAGCAGAAATTGTTAACAGCATTTTGGACTACCAGTATCCCGACGACCGTACCCAGCAGTTGTAG
- a CDS encoding nitrogenase component 1, translated as MEIPIDVIPERVGQLGLVGLPACDQRTIPGIISQRACVLYGARWMLAPVRDVIHLIHGPVGCAYYSETVRKKRYQVFSTALDEMDIVFGAGQKLETAIRESLSLRPGSSAVLVYTTCAAGLIGEDVPAICKRMSATLGRPVVPVNCPGFCGVSQGDGHDVAAAVLLEHFIGREPAGTYFENHVNILGEFDVQGDLKEIEHLLQRMGLNLICVVSGRATVENMARAHRAKLNIVHCGRTGRWLARKMKERFGIPWRKVSFFGVEETVAALQTIATFFNRSVESEWVEREAEAARQKAAPYLKLLAGKRVALFFGASRMGSMARAFKELGMEVVLCGSQFGCREDYAESRRCLGKGALMIDDANQRELEEFFYRFRPDLLVGGTREKFMAHKIGIPFLIFPQETSPYAGFNGFVNLAREVAALLRAPVWRLMIPANLVEPPASEQGSTSGDFLATDNGFLLAKEEEIIMNPGSYAMTEIIGRSLGPETFKVAVATRDGLRVNEHFGRADSFMIFTLQGNKVKKAEFREISCLTGPCAGDEHKDAIVKMLEQLADCRAVICLKAGQCVQEKARQKGILILEINDTISDALKEYLRYYAEKGGDMNEGTNL; from the coding sequence ATGGAAATACCCATTGATGTAATTCCAGAAAGGGTAGGGCAGCTGGGATTGGTGGGGTTACCAGCATGTGACCAGCGTACCATTCCCGGGATAATTTCCCAGCGGGCCTGCGTGCTATATGGAGCCCGGTGGATGCTGGCGCCTGTACGGGATGTGATTCACCTCATTCATGGTCCGGTAGGTTGTGCTTATTACAGTGAAACGGTGCGTAAAAAACGCTACCAGGTATTTTCCACTGCCCTGGATGAAATGGATATCGTCTTCGGCGCCGGTCAAAAACTGGAAACAGCTATCAGGGAATCACTGAGTTTGCGCCCCGGGTCTTCTGCAGTGCTGGTTTATACTACCTGCGCTGCGGGACTTATTGGCGAGGATGTTCCGGCAATTTGTAAACGGATGTCAGCTACCCTTGGACGGCCGGTGGTGCCGGTCAACTGCCCCGGGTTTTGCGGGGTGAGCCAGGGTGACGGCCACGATGTTGCCGCGGCAGTTTTGCTAGAGCATTTTATCGGGCGCGAGCCGGCGGGAACTTATTTTGAAAATCATGTAAACATCCTGGGAGAATTTGACGTTCAGGGTGATTTAAAGGAAATCGAACACTTATTACAGCGTATGGGACTGAATCTTATCTGCGTTGTATCAGGACGGGCAACGGTGGAAAATATGGCCCGGGCTCACCGGGCTAAGCTCAATATCGTTCACTGCGGACGCACTGGACGCTGGTTGGCCCGAAAGATGAAAGAGCGCTTTGGCATTCCCTGGCGAAAGGTTTCTTTCTTCGGAGTGGAAGAAACGGTAGCGGCGTTGCAGACTATCGCTACTTTCTTTAACCGTTCAGTAGAGAGCGAATGGGTGGAAAGGGAGGCAGAGGCAGCCAGACAGAAGGCAGCTCCCTACTTAAAGCTTCTGGCAGGTAAACGGGTAGCCCTTTTCTTTGGTGCTTCCCGGATGGGCTCCATGGCCAGAGCCTTTAAGGAGCTGGGTATGGAAGTTGTTTTATGTGGTTCCCAATTTGGCTGCCGGGAAGATTATGCCGAATCCCGCCGCTGTTTAGGCAAGGGTGCGTTGATGATTGACGATGCCAACCAGCGGGAGCTGGAGGAATTTTTTTACCGTTTCCGGCCGGATTTACTGGTGGGAGGTACCAGAGAAAAGTTTATGGCCCATAAGATAGGAATTCCTTTCCTGATCTTTCCTCAGGAAACCAGTCCTTACGCTGGCTTCAATGGTTTTGTGAACCTGGCCCGGGAAGTAGCGGCCTTGTTAAGGGCTCCGGTATGGCGGTTAATGATTCCCGCGAATCTGGTTGAACCACCAGCAAGTGAGCAAGGGTCAACCAGCGGAGATTTTCTTGCAACCGATAACGGTTTTTTACTTGCGAAAGAGGAGGAAATAATAATGAATCCGGGGAGCTACGCGATGACAGAAATAATCGGGAGAAGTTTGGGACCGGAAACCTTTAAAGTTGCTGTGGCAACAAGGGATGGGTTAAGGGTGAACGAACATTTTGGTCGTGCCGATAGTTTTATGATTTTTACCCTACAGGGAAACAAGGTTAAGAAGGCGGAATTCCGAGAGATATCATGTTTAACCGGTCCTTGTGCCGGAGACGAACATAAAGATGCCATTGTTAAAATGCTGGAACAACTGGCTGATTGCCGGGCGGTAATTTGTTTAAAGGCAGGTCAGTGCGTTCAAGAAAAGGCCAGGCAAAAGGGAATCCTGATTTTAGAAATTAACGACACAATTTCCGATGCTCTTAAGGAATATCTACGGTATTATGCTGAGAAAGGGGGAGACATGAATGAAGGAACAAACTTATGA
- a CDS encoding radical SAM protein encodes MKEQTYEEIIRKHPCFSKAATRWFGRVHLPVAPKCNISCHYCTRLYDCVNENRPGVTSKLMTPKEALQYVKQLVERDERIKVVGIAGPGEPLANRSTWYTLFMVHRCFPELIKCISTNGLLLAEKLPELQKAGVRAVTVTVNAVSKEVGSRIYGYVFYRGQIYTGAAGAELLWRAQYEGIRLARKLGMVVKVNSVLIPGVNDEHLEEVARAVKTAGAHVMNIIPLIPQGGFADLLPPPPERVNLMRQKLSPIIKQITHCRRCRADAVGMLV; translated from the coding sequence ATGAAGGAACAAACTTATGAGGAAATAATAAGGAAACATCCCTGCTTTAGCAAGGCAGCTACCCGGTGGTTTGGGCGTGTACATTTACCGGTGGCACCAAAATGCAACATTAGCTGCCATTATTGTACCCGGCTGTACGACTGTGTCAATGAAAATCGTCCCGGGGTGACAAGCAAACTGATGACACCGAAAGAAGCTTTACAGTATGTAAAACAATTAGTGGAAAGAGATGAGCGCATTAAGGTAGTGGGGATAGCTGGACCAGGAGAGCCTTTGGCCAACAGGTCTACTTGGTACACTTTATTCATGGTACACCGTTGCTTTCCGGAACTGATCAAGTGCATCAGTACCAATGGCCTGCTACTGGCCGAAAAACTGCCTGAATTGCAGAAAGCAGGGGTTCGGGCGGTAACGGTAACGGTGAATGCCGTATCAAAGGAGGTTGGCAGCCGGATTTACGGTTATGTATTTTACAGGGGACAGATTTATACAGGAGCAGCAGGGGCAGAACTGTTGTGGCGGGCCCAATATGAAGGTATCCGCCTGGCCCGGAAACTTGGCATGGTAGTTAAAGTAAATAGTGTTCTAATTCCCGGAGTCAACGATGAGCATCTGGAAGAGGTAGCTCGGGCGGTGAAAACGGCAGGGGCGCATGTCATGAACATTATACCCTTAATCCCCCAGGGGGGATTTGCCGATCTGCTTCCACCGCCACCGGAGCGGGTCAACCTGATGCGGCAAAAGCTGTCTCCTATTATTAAACAGATAACCCACTGCCGGCGTTGCCGGGCGGACGCGGTGGGGATGCTGGTATGA
- a CDS encoding homocitrate synthase has product MQVKIVDTTLRDGEQAPGVVFNLQEKVTIAWMLDQLGVAQIEAGTPAMGEMEQQAIAAIVRLGLKSRVSTWNRMELADIRASLACGVQYVHVSAPVSDIQIHYKLGKSHRWVLTRLRQACLFALEHGLTVTVGAEDASRADPGFLMEIALLAREMGAKRLRYCDTVGILDPFATFERLVWLKENTSLELEFHGHNDFGLATANALAAIRAGVNWVDTTVGGLGERAGNTPVEELCRVLNELYGQDSGLNLDYLPLVGRYVARAAGRLK; this is encoded by the coding sequence ATGCAGGTAAAGATTGTGGATACGACCTTGAGGGATGGGGAGCAGGCTCCGGGAGTGGTTTTTAACCTTCAGGAAAAGGTGACCATTGCTTGGATGCTGGATCAACTGGGGGTAGCGCAGATTGAGGCTGGTACTCCGGCCATGGGGGAAATGGAGCAGCAGGCCATTGCGGCCATTGTCCGGTTGGGTTTAAAGAGCCGGGTTAGCACCTGGAACAGAATGGAGCTGGCGGATATTCGTGCTTCTTTAGCTTGTGGAGTACAGTATGTGCATGTTTCTGCCCCCGTTTCCGACATTCAAATCCATTATAAACTGGGGAAAAGCCATCGATGGGTGCTGACCCGTTTACGCCAGGCCTGCCTCTTTGCCCTGGAACACGGGCTTACCGTGACAGTGGGGGCTGAGGATGCTTCCCGGGCTGATCCAGGTTTTTTAATGGAGATTGCCCTTTTAGCCCGGGAAATGGGAGCAAAACGGCTGCGTTACTGCGACACCGTAGGCATCTTAGACCCGTTTGCTACTTTTGAGCGTCTTGTCTGGCTGAAGGAGAACACCTCTTTAGAGCTCGAGTTTCACGGACACAATGATTTTGGCCTGGCTACGGCCAACGCTTTAGCAGCCATCAGGGCAGGAGTTAACTGGGTGGATACTACCGTTGGGGGGCTGGGGGAAAGGGCGGGTAATACCCCTGTTGAGGAACTATGCCGGGTTTTAAATGAGCTTTACGGACAGGATTCTGGCCTCAACCTCGATTACCTTCCCCTCGTTGGCCGTTACGTGGCTCGGGCAGCAGGGCGGTTAAAGTAG